The Ananas comosus cultivar F153 linkage group 7, ASM154086v1, whole genome shotgun sequence genome has a window encoding:
- the LOC109713135 gene encoding probable beta-1,3-galactosyltransferase 2 isoform X3 — translation MSFKSRGGGGAIGGGEASSFRGTVSRKWALLLCLGSFCLGLLFTNRMWTIPEPKDIIRRTGTEGEKMNLVDGDCSTKSIGQKREHKDVLGEVSRTHHAIQTLDKTISNLEMELAAARATQESILSGSPLSENVDALESTGKQKFFMVVGINTAFSSRKRRDSVRATWLPQGEKRKKLEEEKGIIIRFVIGHSATPGGILDKAIEAEGRKHGDFMRLDHVEGYLELSAKTKIYFATAVSMWDAEFYIKVDDDVHVNIATLGNTLARHRSKPRVYIGCMKSGPVLARKGVRYHEPEYWKFGEEGNKYFRHATGICSTSTLMRMCRWGRGSLD, via the exons ATGAGCTTTAAgagtagaggaggaggaggagcaatTGGGGGAGGAGAGGCTTCTTCTTTTCGGGGCACTGTGTCTAGGAAATGGGCCTTGTTGCTTTGCCTTGGGAGCTTTTGCCTTGGCCTCCTCTTCACTAACAG GATGTGGACGATCCCCGAACCAAAAGATATTATCCGGAGAACAGGGACCGAAGGAGAGAAGATGAACCTCGTAGATGGCGATTGTAGTacaaaaagt ATTGGCCAGAAGCGAGAGCACAAGGACGTTCTCGGTGAAGTTTCAAGGACCCATCATGCTATACA GACACTCGACAAAACAATCTCAAACCTAGAAATGGAATTAGCTGCCGCAAGGGCCACGCAAGAGTCCATACTCAGCGGCTCCCCATTATCGGAAAATGTAGATGCTCTCGAATCAACCGGGAAGCAGAAATTTTTTATGGTTGTAGGCATAAATACTGCTTTTAGCAGCCGCAAAAGAAGAGATTCAGTTCGCGCTACTTGGTTGCCTCAAG GCGAGAAAAGAAAGAAGCTGGAGGAAGAGAAGGGCATTATCATCCGCTTCGTCATAGGTCACAG TGCGACTCCAGGTGGAATACTGGATAAGGCAATTGAAGCAGAAGGCAGGAAACATGGGGACTTCATGAGACTC GATCACGTCGAAGGGTATCTTGAACTATCTGCGAAGACCAAGATATACTTTGCTACAGCTGTGTCCATGTGGGATGCAGAGTTCTACATCAAAGTAGATGATGATGTACATGTAAATATAG CTACTCTTGGAAATACTTTGGCAAGGCACCGTTCAAAGCCTCGTGTTTATATTGGATGCATGAAATCCGGTCCTGTTCTAGCGCGAAA GGGGGTGAGGTATCATGAACCTGAGTACTGGAAATTTGGAGAGGAAGGAAACAAGTATTTCCGCCACGCTACTG GCATATGCTCCACAAGTACGCTAATGAGGATGTGTCGTTGGGGTCGTGGTTCATTGGATTAG
- the LOC109713135 gene encoding probable beta-1,3-galactosyltransferase 2 isoform X1, which translates to MSFKSRGGGGAIGGGEASSFRGTVSRKWALLLCLGSFCLGLLFTNRMWTIPEPKDIIRRTGTEGEKMNLVDGDCSTKSIGQKREHKDVLGEVSRTHHAIQTLDKTISNLEMELAAARATQESILSGSPLSENVDALESTGKQKFFMVVGINTAFSSRKRRDSVRATWLPQGEKRKKLEEEKGIIIRFVIGHSATPGGILDKAIEAEGRKHGDFMRLDHVEGYLELSAKTKIYFATAVSMWDAEFYIKVDDDVHVNIATLGNTLARHRSKPRVYIGCMKSGPVLARKGVRYHEPEYWKFGEEGNKYFRHATGQLYAISKDLAIYISNNQYAFFFNMLFIAVTKTANCCSIHLRHMLHKYANEDVSLGSWFIGLDVEHIDDRRLCCGTPPDCEWKAQAGNICVASFDWSCSGICNSAQRIKEVHQRCGEGESALWSAVF; encoded by the exons ATGAGCTTTAAgagtagaggaggaggaggagcaatTGGGGGAGGAGAGGCTTCTTCTTTTCGGGGCACTGTGTCTAGGAAATGGGCCTTGTTGCTTTGCCTTGGGAGCTTTTGCCTTGGCCTCCTCTTCACTAACAG GATGTGGACGATCCCCGAACCAAAAGATATTATCCGGAGAACAGGGACCGAAGGAGAGAAGATGAACCTCGTAGATGGCGATTGTAGTacaaaaagt ATTGGCCAGAAGCGAGAGCACAAGGACGTTCTCGGTGAAGTTTCAAGGACCCATCATGCTATACA GACACTCGACAAAACAATCTCAAACCTAGAAATGGAATTAGCTGCCGCAAGGGCCACGCAAGAGTCCATACTCAGCGGCTCCCCATTATCGGAAAATGTAGATGCTCTCGAATCAACCGGGAAGCAGAAATTTTTTATGGTTGTAGGCATAAATACTGCTTTTAGCAGCCGCAAAAGAAGAGATTCAGTTCGCGCTACTTGGTTGCCTCAAG GCGAGAAAAGAAAGAAGCTGGAGGAAGAGAAGGGCATTATCATCCGCTTCGTCATAGGTCACAG TGCGACTCCAGGTGGAATACTGGATAAGGCAATTGAAGCAGAAGGCAGGAAACATGGGGACTTCATGAGACTC GATCACGTCGAAGGGTATCTTGAACTATCTGCGAAGACCAAGATATACTTTGCTACAGCTGTGTCCATGTGGGATGCAGAGTTCTACATCAAAGTAGATGATGATGTACATGTAAATATAG CTACTCTTGGAAATACTTTGGCAAGGCACCGTTCAAAGCCTCGTGTTTATATTGGATGCATGAAATCCGGTCCTGTTCTAGCGCGAAA GGGGGTGAGGTATCATGAACCTGAGTACTGGAAATTTGGAGAGGAAGGAAACAAGTATTTCCGCCACGCTACTGGTCAGCTATATGCAATTTCAAAAGATCTGGCGATATACATATCCAACAACCAGTatgctttcttttttaatatgttATTTATCGCCGTAACAAAAACTGCTAATTGTTGTTCAATTCACCTCAGGCATATGCTCCACAAGTACGCTAATGAGGATGTGTCGTTGGGGTCGTGGTTCATTGGATTAGATGTGGAACATATCGATGACCGGAGACTGTGTTGTGGTACTCCGCCTG ACTGCGAGTGGAAAGCTCAGGCCGGCAACATCTGTGTTGCCTCGTTCGATTGGAGCTGCAGCGGCATATGCAACTCTGCTCAGAGGATAAAAGAAGTTCATCAGCGGTGCGGCGAAGGTGAAAGCGCTCTCTGGAGTGCAGTCTTCTGA
- the LOC109713135 gene encoding probable beta-1,3-galactosyltransferase 2 isoform X2, with protein MSFKSRGGGGAIGGGEASSFRGTVSRKWALLLCLGSFCLGLLFTNRMWTIPEPKDIIRRTGTEGEKMNLVDGDCSTKSIGQKREHKDVLGEVSRTHHAIQTLDKTISNLEMELAAARATQESILSGSPLSENVDALESTGKQKFFMVVGINTAFSSRKRRDSVRATWLPQGEKRKKLEEEKGIIIRFVIGHSATPGGILDKAIEAEGRKHGDFMRLDHVEGYLELSAKTKIYFATAVSMWDAEFYIKVDDDVHVNIATLGNTLARHRSKPRVYIGCMKSGPVLARKGVRYHEPEYWKFGEEGNKYFRHATGQLYAISKDLAIYISNNQHMLHKYANEDVSLGSWFIGLDVEHIDDRRLCCGTPPDCEWKAQAGNICVASFDWSCSGICNSAQRIKEVHQRCGEGESALWSAVF; from the exons ATGAGCTTTAAgagtagaggaggaggaggagcaatTGGGGGAGGAGAGGCTTCTTCTTTTCGGGGCACTGTGTCTAGGAAATGGGCCTTGTTGCTTTGCCTTGGGAGCTTTTGCCTTGGCCTCCTCTTCACTAACAG GATGTGGACGATCCCCGAACCAAAAGATATTATCCGGAGAACAGGGACCGAAGGAGAGAAGATGAACCTCGTAGATGGCGATTGTAGTacaaaaagt ATTGGCCAGAAGCGAGAGCACAAGGACGTTCTCGGTGAAGTTTCAAGGACCCATCATGCTATACA GACACTCGACAAAACAATCTCAAACCTAGAAATGGAATTAGCTGCCGCAAGGGCCACGCAAGAGTCCATACTCAGCGGCTCCCCATTATCGGAAAATGTAGATGCTCTCGAATCAACCGGGAAGCAGAAATTTTTTATGGTTGTAGGCATAAATACTGCTTTTAGCAGCCGCAAAAGAAGAGATTCAGTTCGCGCTACTTGGTTGCCTCAAG GCGAGAAAAGAAAGAAGCTGGAGGAAGAGAAGGGCATTATCATCCGCTTCGTCATAGGTCACAG TGCGACTCCAGGTGGAATACTGGATAAGGCAATTGAAGCAGAAGGCAGGAAACATGGGGACTTCATGAGACTC GATCACGTCGAAGGGTATCTTGAACTATCTGCGAAGACCAAGATATACTTTGCTACAGCTGTGTCCATGTGGGATGCAGAGTTCTACATCAAAGTAGATGATGATGTACATGTAAATATAG CTACTCTTGGAAATACTTTGGCAAGGCACCGTTCAAAGCCTCGTGTTTATATTGGATGCATGAAATCCGGTCCTGTTCTAGCGCGAAA GGGGGTGAGGTATCATGAACCTGAGTACTGGAAATTTGGAGAGGAAGGAAACAAGTATTTCCGCCACGCTACTGGTCAGCTATATGCAATTTCAAAAGATCTGGCGATATACATATCCAACAACCA GCATATGCTCCACAAGTACGCTAATGAGGATGTGTCGTTGGGGTCGTGGTTCATTGGATTAGATGTGGAACATATCGATGACCGGAGACTGTGTTGTGGTACTCCGCCTG ACTGCGAGTGGAAAGCTCAGGCCGGCAACATCTGTGTTGCCTCGTTCGATTGGAGCTGCAGCGGCATATGCAACTCTGCTCAGAGGATAAAAGAAGTTCATCAGCGGTGCGGCGAAGGTGAAAGCGCTCTCTGGAGTGCAGTCTTCTGA
- the LOC109713365 gene encoding CASP-like protein 2D1 produces MKEEANEPFKFVEMALRICVVPLTVASILVMATNKQESDTYGKVEYNNLTGFKYLVCISAISAGYALASTLSSFLRFFCKEWVLFLLDQVVAYLMVTSGSAVAEVVYLAEEGDREASWSEVCSYYGKFCYKTKVSLALHFMALVGFIALSLISAYRLFSKFDAPAVASTEVGEEGK; encoded by the exons atgaAGGAAGAAGCTAATGAACCCTTCAAATTTGTAGAGATGGCCCTTAGGATTTGTGTAGTCCCACTCACTGTGGCCTCAATACTAGTAATGGCTACAAATAAGCAGGAGAGTGATACATATGGGAAGGTGGAGTACAACAATCTAACAGGCTTCAA GTACCTGGTGTGCATCTCTGCTATTTCTGCTGGCTATGCTCTTGCTTCCACTCTCTCCTCCTTCCTCAGATTCTTCTGTAAAGAATGGGTCTTGTTTCTCTTAGACCAG GTGGTAGCATATTTGATGGTGACATCAGGGTCTGCAGTGGCTGAGGTAGTCTATCTAGCAGAGGAGGGAGATAGAGAGGCTTCATGGAGTGAGGTGTGTTCTTACTATGGGAAGTTCTGCTACAAGACCAAGGTCTCACTGGCACTGCACTTCATGGCTTTGGTGGGTTTCATTGCTTTGTCTCTCATCTCAGCTTATAGGTTGTTCAGCAAGTTTGATGCCCCTGCAGTGGCCTCCACTGAAGTTGGGGAGGAAGGGAAGTAG